DNA from Aggregatimonas sangjinii:
TGGAAAATGCGCGATTTATTTCGGTTTCCAAATCATAAGAGGGTGTAGTGGCACCAAGTGTAATGGTTCCTATATATTCTTTAACCTGCCCCTGTAGGGTGTCGATTTTCTTGGTGAATTTTCCCGTACAAATAAGTAAGAGTCCGGTTGCCAGAGGGTCCAGGGTACCTGCATGGCCGATTTTGATTTTCTTTAGGTCGAATTTTTTACGGATGGCCCATTTCAATTTGTTCACCGCCTGAAAAGACGACCAACCGGAGGGCTTGTCGATCAACAACAACTGTCCGTTGAGGAAGTCTTCTTTAGATGGCTTAGTCAAATTTTTCTAATTTGATGATTTCCGAAATTTGATCTAGTAAAACAGGAATATCATTTTGAACGGATTGAAACAACAGTAAGGGCTCTAGACCCTCGTAAGAATGTGCTGTTAAATTTCTTAAGCCTATGATTTTACGAAAAGGTATGTGGTGATGTTTCTCTAAGAAGGTTTCGGTAAGCGACTTCACTTGTTCGCCAATATTTATAAAATTCAATATACATGCATCGTAGGTGACATTACTATCGGCAAATTCTTTACCCGACATGCCCTTGGTATAGTTTAAGATATTTAGGGCATACTTTTGAATTAGAAGACAATGGGTCGATTTGATTT
Protein-coding regions in this window:
- a CDS encoding DUF86 domain-containing protein — encoded protein: MKSTHCLLIQKYALNILNYTKGMSGKEFADSNVTYDACILNFINIGEQVKSLTETFLEKHHHIPFRKIIGLRNLTAHSYEGLEPLLLFQSVQNDIPVLLDQISEIIKLEKFD